Proteins encoded by one window of Phaeobacter sp. G2:
- a CDS encoding NUDIX hydrolase, producing the protein MSDTAIQGVTSEDRSAIRNAATIIALRDRMGDNPKVLMGQRGAKAAFMPNKFVFPGGAVDLADATVPLAQPLPEVCRLRLAEQASGGLDHTLAIAAIRELWEETGLVLGHPGDWPDDVAEDWQDFAATGHLPSARALQFVFRALTPPGRPRRFDARFFLIDADEISGDLDDFSRASDELSHLQWIPLSKVRSFDLPFITEVVLAEVTGRLKDRTPPTSVPYFCNNDEESLFLRLKGQPMPSEG; encoded by the coding sequence ATGAGCGATACAGCAATTCAGGGCGTGACATCCGAGGACCGCAGCGCGATCCGCAATGCGGCAACAATTATTGCCCTGCGGGACCGGATGGGGGACAATCCAAAGGTCTTGATGGGACAGCGCGGTGCCAAGGCCGCCTTTATGCCCAACAAATTTGTCTTTCCCGGCGGCGCTGTTGATCTGGCTGATGCCACTGTGCCCCTGGCCCAGCCCCTGCCCGAGGTCTGCCGCCTGCGCCTGGCGGAACAGGCCAGCGGCGGGCTGGATCACACCCTGGCCATTGCTGCCATTCGTGAGCTTTGGGAAGAAACCGGGCTGGTCCTGGGGCATCCCGGCGACTGGCCGGACGATGTTGCCGAGGATTGGCAGGACTTTGCTGCCACCGGCCATCTGCCCTCGGCGCGCGCCCTGCAGTTTGTCTTTCGCGCCCTTACGCCTCCCGGTCGCCCCCGGCGTTTTGATGCGCGGTTCTTTTTGATTGATGCCGATGAAATCAGCGGTGATCTGGATGATTTTTCCCGCGCCTCGGACGAGCTGTCGCACCTGCAATGGATCCCGCTGAGCAAGGTGCGCAGCTTTGATTTGCCCTTTATCACCGAGGTGGTTCTGGCCGAAGTTACCGGACGCCTGAAGGATCGCACCCCACCAACAAGCGTGCCCTATTTCTGCAACAACGACGAAGAGAGCCTGTTTTTGCGCCTCAAGGGACAGCCGATGCCCAGCGAGGGCTGA
- a CDS encoding DMT family transporter has product MLTWIPVTIAAATFQTFRFMLQKVLSAVTLSPGGATFARFAYSAPFILSGLAVYLYASGQSLPHLSGQFWGFALIGSVSQILATICVVSLFKQRNFAVGITFKKTEVIQTAIVGLVVLGDAISAWGWVAILLGLSAVLVLSKPPDATGAWWSHLTNTASKLGLGAGILFAFSAVSYRGASLQLGDLAPVFRAAVTLASVVSLQTLLMVIWLAWREKGEITRVWQARRVAIWVGLTSLGGSFCWFWAFTLQNAAYVKALGQVELLLSILASLLFFKEKISRREVVGMGLLVLSILALGLAL; this is encoded by the coding sequence ATGTTGACCTGGATACCCGTAACAATTGCCGCCGCAACCTTTCAGACCTTCCGCTTTATGCTGCAGAAGGTGCTGAGCGCGGTCACCCTGTCCCCCGGCGGCGCAACCTTTGCCCGCTTTGCCTATTCCGCGCCTTTTATCCTGAGCGGCCTGGCAGTTTACCTTTATGCCAGCGGCCAGAGCCTGCCGCACCTAAGTGGGCAATTCTGGGGGTTTGCCCTGATCGGCAGCGTGTCGCAAATTCTGGCAACGATCTGCGTGGTTTCCCTGTTCAAACAGCGCAATTTTGCCGTTGGCATCACCTTCAAAAAGACCGAGGTCATCCAGACCGCGATTGTCGGATTGGTCGTTCTGGGGGATGCGATCAGTGCCTGGGGCTGGGTTGCCATCCTGTTGGGGCTGAGCGCAGTTCTGGTGCTGTCCAAGCCACCAGATGCCACCGGAGCCTGGTGGAGCCACCTCACCAACACGGCCTCAAAACTGGGGCTTGGGGCCGGGATTCTGTTTGCTTTCTCGGCCGTTAGCTATCGTGGGGCCTCGTTGCAGCTGGGGGATCTGGCGCCGGTGTTCCGGGCGGCTGTGACCCTGGCTTCGGTGGTCAGCTTGCAGACCTTGCTGATGGTGATCTGGCTGGCCTGGCGCGAAAAGGGCGAGATCACCCGCGTCTGGCAGGCGCGGCGGGTGGCGATCTGGGTGGGTCTGACCAGCCTGGGGGGATCGTTCTGCTGGTTCTGGGCCTTTACCCTGCAGAATGCCGCCTATGTAAAAGCGCTGGGGCAGGTGGAGCTTCTGTTGTCCATCCTGGCCTCGCTGTTGTTCTTCAAAGAAAAGATCAGCCGCCGCGAAGTGGTTGGTATGGGCCTGCTGGTGTTGTCAATTCTGGCGCTGGGATTGGCGCTTTAG
- a CDS encoding fatty acid desaturase — translation MSDPQQEIDCGMMMPRGVEWGTLGLILACYALWLLVLTLLPDLSLSLTVLCLGILAALHSSLTHEALHGHPFRNRLLNEALLFLPLTLFIPYGRFRDTHLAHHRDERLTDPYDDPESNFQDPEIWAQMPGWRRGVLRLNNTLLGRVLLGPLLGQICFIAEDWRLARAGEAGVMRDWALHGLGLALVVWITLATATPIWALCLGAYIGLGLVKIRTFLEHRAHQDCHGRTVVIEDRGPLAWLFLHNNLHVVHHLHPGVPWHALPRLYRKNRDSYLQSNQGYHYHSYGEVFARYLLRSKDPVPHPLWSSKD, via the coding sequence ATGTCTGATCCGCAACAAGAAATCGACTGTGGTATGATGATGCCGCGCGGTGTGGAGTGGGGTACTCTGGGGCTGATCCTTGCGTGTTATGCTCTGTGGCTGTTGGTGTTGACCCTGCTGCCAGATCTGAGCCTCAGCCTGACGGTGCTGTGTCTTGGCATATTGGCAGCGCTGCATTCGTCGCTGACCCATGAAGCGCTGCATGGGCATCCGTTTCGCAATCGGCTGCTGAACGAGGCGCTGCTGTTTTTGCCGCTGACCCTGTTCATTCCCTATGGCAGGTTCCGCGACACCCATCTGGCGCATCACCGCGACGAGCGGCTGACAGACCCCTATGATGACCCCGAAAGCAACTTTCAGGATCCCGAAATCTGGGCGCAGATGCCTGGCTGGCGGCGGGGAGTTTTGCGGCTCAACAACACCCTGTTGGGGCGGGTGCTGCTGGGGCCGCTTTTGGGGCAGATCTGTTTTATCGCAGAAGACTGGCGGCTGGCGCGGGCAGGGGAGGCAGGCGTGATGCGCGATTGGGCGCTGCATGGGCTGGGCCTGGCGCTGGTGGTCTGGATCACCCTGGCAACGGCAACACCAATCTGGGCGCTCTGTCTGGGGGCCTATATCGGGCTGGGGCTGGTGAAGATCCGCACCTTTTTGGAGCATCGCGCCCATCAGGATTGCCACGGTCGCACCGTGGTGATTGAGGATCGCGGACCGCTGGCCTGGCTGTTTTTGCACAATAATCTGCACGTGGTGCATCACCTGCATCCGGGCGTTCCCTGGCATGCGCTGCCACGGCTGTACCGCAAAAACCGCGACAGCTATCTGCAGTCAAACCAGGGCTATCACTACCACAGCTATGGCGAGGTCTTTGCCCGGTATCTGCTACGCAGCAAAGACCCGGTGCCACATCCGCTCTGGTCTTCCAAAGACTAG
- a CDS encoding DUF2061 domain-containing protein encodes METGKRSLVKALIWNAIGLVSMALVGFLATGSASLGGAMALINSALGFGSYLIYERVWTRINWGRHSAVARPLAGPGGARANV; translated from the coding sequence ATGGAAACTGGCAAACGATCCCTTGTGAAGGCGTTGATCTGGAATGCAATTGGTCTGGTCTCCATGGCGCTGGTTGGGTTTCTGGCGACGGGCTCTGCCAGTCTGGGTGGCGCCATGGCCTTGATCAATAGCGCACTGGGGTTTGGCAGTTATCTGATCTACGAGCGGGTTTGGACCCGGATCAACTGGGGACGTCACAGCGCGGTTGCCCGTCCGCTAGCAGGTCCGGGTGGAGCGCGCGCCAATGTCTGA
- a CDS encoding helix-turn-helix domain-containing protein, which translates to MPQKIDKRLRAEQFRRRLIRALSESGLSQSALARGTGVDRSTISQLLKDDGARLPNAHVVGACASVLGVSADWLLSLSDRPESAAELMASSLSLSEAPRALVDQRIFDWHREAAGYKIRHVPAALPDMLKTRALLEWEYAPHLGRTADQAIGASEDRLSWMRQSQSDYEIAMPIYELESFAHATGYYSGLPLDIRLEQLDQFERLTTQLYPRLRIYLFDAKRLFSSPLTLFGPLLCVLYGGSHYIAFRDRDRIEAFTGHFDQLIREADITARQVSGRFRALRAAINA; encoded by the coding sequence ATGCCGCAAAAAATTGACAAACGCCTTCGAGCCGAACAGTTCCGCCGCCGCCTCATCCGGGCACTCAGCGAAAGCGGGCTGAGCCAAAGTGCCCTGGCGCGGGGCACCGGCGTTGACCGCTCCACCATATCGCAGCTGCTCAAGGATGATGGCGCCCGCCTGCCCAACGCCCATGTTGTTGGCGCCTGCGCTTCTGTGCTTGGCGTTTCGGCCGACTGGCTGTTGTCGCTGTCGGACCGGCCCGAAAGCGCGGCAGAGCTGATGGCCTCCAGCCTGTCATTGAGCGAGGCGCCCAGGGCGCTGGTGGATCAGCGGATCTTTGACTGGCACCGCGAGGCCGCAGGCTACAAAATCCGCCATGTGCCTGCGGCGCTGCCCGATATGCTCAAGACCCGGGCGCTGCTGGAATGGGAATATGCGCCGCATCTGGGGCGCACCGCGGATCAGGCCATTGGCGCCTCCGAGGATCGCCTGTCCTGGATGCGTCAGTCGCAGTCGGACTATGAGATCGCCATGCCGATCTACGAGCTTGAAAGCTTTGCCCATGCCACCGGCTATTATTCCGGTCTGCCGCTGGACATTCGGCTGGAGCAGCTGGACCAGTTCGAACGGCTCACCACTCAGCTCTATCCACGGCTGCGGATCTACCTGTTTGATGCCAAGCGGCTGTTTTCCTCGCCGCTGACCCTCTTTGGCCCCCTGCTCTGCGTGCTCTATGGCGGCAGCCACTATATCGCCTTTCGCGATCGCGATCGGATCGAGGCCTTTACTGGCCATTTTGATCAGCTGATCCGCGAAGCTGATATCACCGCGCGGCAGGTCTCTGGTCGCTTTCGCGCCCTGCGGGCGGCGATCAACGCCTGA
- a CDS encoding SDR family oxidoreductase produces MSALSKQRVLITAGGAGIGRAMAEGFAAAGFEVWITDLNPDTVANLPAGWRGSVTDAADEASVQALFTEIASVWGGIDVLCANAGIAGPTALVEDVALEDWRACVSTNLEGAFLAAKYATPMMKAAKSGSIIVTSSTAGQYGYPNRAPYAAAKWAMIGLTKTLAMELGPYGIRANVICPGAVEGPRMEGVLHREAVAKGMTRDQVYDGYAAGTSMRSFVEAADIANMAVFLGSDAARLVSGQVIAVDGHTENPDPKV; encoded by the coding sequence GTGAGCGCCCTGTCAAAACAACGGGTGCTGATCACCGCAGGCGGGGCCGGGATCGGCCGCGCCATGGCAGAGGGCTTTGCTGCGGCCGGGTTTGAGGTCTGGATCACCGACCTTAATCCCGACACGGTGGCCAACCTGCCTGCGGGTTGGCGCGGCAGTGTTACAGATGCCGCGGATGAAGCCTCGGTGCAGGCGCTGTTTACTGAGATCGCCAGCGTTTGGGGCGGGATAGATGTGCTCTGTGCCAATGCCGGCATCGCCGGGCCAACGGCCCTGGTCGAGGATGTGGCATTGGAGGACTGGCGCGCCTGCGTCAGCACTAATCTGGAGGGGGCCTTTCTGGCAGCCAAATACGCCACCCCGATGATGAAAGCGGCCAAGTCAGGGTCGATCATTGTGACCTCGTCCACCGCCGGGCAATATGGCTATCCCAACCGGGCACCCTATGCGGCGGCCAAATGGGCCATGATCGGGCTGACCAAAACCCTGGCGATGGAACTGGGACCCTATGGCATTCGCGCCAATGTGATCTGTCCCGGCGCTGTCGAAGGCCCGCGTATGGAGGGGGTTTTGCACCGCGAAGCCGTCGCCAAGGGCATGACCCGCGATCAGGTCTATGATGGCTATGCGGCCGGCACCTCGATGCGCAGTTTTGTCGAGGCGGCGGATATCGCCAATATGGCGGTTTTCCTGGGCTCGGATGCGGCGCGTCTGGTGTCCGGACAGGTGATTGCCGTGGATGGTCATACGGAAAACCCGGACCCCAAAGTGTGA
- a CDS encoding carnitine 3-dehydrogenase, with amino-acid sequence MTKIAAIIGGGVIGGGWAARFLLNGWDVRVFDPDPEAERKIGEVLDNARRSLPGLGNVALPDEGRLSFHAELAEAVSGADWIQESVPERLDLKQKVYAELEKHCDADAVIGSSTSGFKPSELQQGRGNGGQIVVAHPFNPVYLLPLAEVVTTAANSQQVIARAKEVISSIGMYPLHLKKEIDAHVADRFLEAVWREALWLVKDGIATTEEIDNAIRYGFGIRWAQMGLFDTYRVAGGEAGMKHFMAQFGPCLTSPWTKLMDVPEFTDELVDLIAGQSDAQSGHMSIREMERIRDDNLVGMMRALGANDWGTGALQNAHDKSLEGEAGLVNSIDDIADLSQPVLTQSRVVPLDWTDYNGHMTESRYLDAFAQSTDRLMAIIGCDAEYIANGGSYFTAETHIRHIDEVHAGHPIQIKTRVIMGAGKKMHLWHEMYEGDRLLATGEHMLLHVDLKTRRSAPPAAHIEANLVKLAAAHAALAAPDGLGRAIGAPR; translated from the coding sequence ATGACCAAAATAGCAGCAATCATTGGTGGTGGTGTAATTGGCGGCGGCTGGGCCGCGCGGTTCTTGCTCAATGGCTGGGATGTGCGGGTGTTTGACCCGGACCCCGAGGCCGAGCGCAAAATTGGCGAAGTGCTGGACAATGCGCGCCGCTCCTTGCCGGGGCTCGGCAATGTGGCGCTGCCGGATGAGGGCCGCCTGAGTTTTCATGCGGAACTAGCCGAAGCGGTGTCTGGCGCGGATTGGATCCAGGAAAGCGTACCAGAGCGGCTGGATCTGAAGCAGAAAGTCTATGCCGAGCTGGAAAAACACTGTGACGCGGATGCGGTGATCGGCTCCTCTACCTCGGGGTTCAAACCCTCCGAGCTGCAACAGGGGCGCGGCAATGGCGGCCAGATCGTGGTGGCGCATCCCTTTAACCCGGTCTACCTGCTGCCGCTGGCCGAAGTGGTCACCACCGCTGCCAATTCGCAGCAGGTGATCGCGCGGGCCAAGGAGGTCATCTCCTCCATTGGGATGTACCCCTTGCATCTGAAGAAAGAGATCGACGCCCATGTGGCGGATCGTTTCCTCGAGGCGGTCTGGCGCGAGGCGCTGTGGCTGGTCAAGGATGGCATCGCCACCACCGAGGAAATCGACAATGCCATTCGCTATGGCTTTGGCATTCGCTGGGCACAGATGGGTCTGTTTGACACCTACCGTGTTGCTGGTGGCGAAGCGGGCATGAAACATTTCATGGCGCAGTTTGGCCCCTGTCTGACCTCTCCATGGACCAAGCTGATGGATGTGCCGGAGTTCACCGATGAGCTGGTGGATCTGATTGCGGGCCAGTCGGACGCGCAATCAGGCCACATGTCGATCCGCGAGATGGAGCGCATTCGTGACGATAACCTGGTGGGCATGATGCGTGCACTTGGCGCCAATGACTGGGGCACAGGGGCGTTGCAAAACGCCCATGACAAATCGCTGGAAGGTGAGGCCGGGCTGGTCAATTCCATTGATGACATTGCCGACCTGAGCCAGCCAGTGCTGACCCAAAGCCGCGTGGTGCCGCTGGATTGGACCGATTACAACGGCCATATGACCGAGAGCCGCTATCTGGATGCCTTTGCGCAGTCCACCGACCGGCTGATGGCAATCATTGGCTGCGATGCGGAGTATATCGCAAATGGTGGCAGCTATTTCACCGCCGAAACCCATATCCGTCACATCGACGAGGTGCATGCGGGTCATCCGATTCAGATTAAAACCCGGGTGATCATGGGGGCAGGCAAGAAGATGCATCTGTGGCATGAAATGTATGAGGGCGACCGGCTGCTGGCCACTGGCGAGCATATGTTGCTGCATGTGGATCTGAAAACCCGGCGCTCGGCGCCGCCTGCGGCCCATATCGAGGCCAATCTGGTGAAGCTTGCGGCGGCACATGCCGCGCTTGCAGCGCCCGATGGGCTGGGCCGCGCCATTGGGGCACCTCGGTGA
- a CDS encoding 3-keto-5-aminohexanoate cleavage protein, translated as MPLNMNKNVFITCAVTGSGSSQDRSPHVPRSPQQIADSAIAAAKAGAAVVHCHVRDPETGVPSRDLGLYREVTDRIRDSDTDVVLNLTAGMGGDITFGDVENPLPVNAAGTDMIGATARMAHIAECLPEICTLDCGTMNFAEADYVMTNTPGMLRAMGQMMADLGVKPEIEAFDTGHLWFAKELEKEGILQSPALVQLCMGVPWGAPNDLNTFMAMVNNIPESWNWSAFSLGRDQMAYVAASVLAGGNVRVGLEDNLWLDKGVLAENYQLVERAGTIIENMGGKLMGPAEVREQLGLVKRAPKG; from the coding sequence ATGCCTCTGAATATGAACAAAAACGTCTTTATTACCTGCGCGGTGACCGGCTCTGGCAGCAGCCAGGATCGCAGTCCGCATGTGCCGCGTTCCCCCCAGCAGATCGCCGACAGCGCCATTGCCGCCGCCAAGGCCGGCGCCGCTGTGGTGCATTGCCATGTGCGCGATCCCGAAACCGGGGTGCCGAGCCGTGATCTGGGACTTTACCGCGAAGTCACCGACCGCATTCGCGACAGCGACACCGATGTGGTGCTGAACCTCACCGCCGGCATGGGCGGCGACATCACCTTTGGCGATGTTGAAAACCCGCTGCCGGTCAATGCGGCTGGCACCGATATGATTGGCGCCACCGCCCGCATGGCACATATCGCTGAATGCCTGCCCGAGATCTGCACCCTGGACTGCGGCACCATGAACTTTGCCGAGGCGGATTACGTGATGACCAACACGCCGGGCATGCTGCGGGCCATGGGTCAGATGATGGCGGATCTGGGTGTAAAGCCCGAGATCGAAGCCTTTGACACCGGCCATCTGTGGTTTGCCAAAGAGCTGGAGAAAGAAGGTATCCTGCAAAGCCCCGCTTTGGTTCAGCTTTGTATGGGGGTGCCATGGGGCGCGCCCAATGATCTGAACACATTCATGGCCATGGTCAACAATATACCTGAGAGCTGGAACTGGTCGGCCTTCTCGCTGGGGCGGGATCAGATGGCCTATGTGGCGGCTTCTGTGCTGGCGGGTGGCAATGTGCGGGTTGGGTTGGAAGACAATCTTTGGCTCGACAAGGGCGTGCTGGCGGAGAACTACCAGCTGGTAGAGCGCGCAGGCACCATTATCGAGAACATGGGCGGCAAGCTGATGGGACCGGCAGAGGTGCGCGAACAGCTGGGGCTGGTGAAGCGGGCGCCTAAAGGCTGA